AATTCTCTTGCAGGGAGAGTTTGCAGGACTTGCGGATCGATGAGAACCAATCTTGGTTGATGAAATGCCCCAATCAAATTTTTGCCTTGAGGGTGATTCACGCCAGTTTTCCCGCCAATGGCTGCATCTACCATTGCTAGTAGAGAAGTAGGAACTTGAACGAAATTAACTCCTCGCAGCCACGTAGCAGCGGCAAAACCCGTCATATCGCCAATCACACCACCACCCAAAGCTACCAAGGTTGAAGACCGTTCTAAGCGCTTTTCTAGGGCTGCATTGTAGATTTTTTGAACTGAAGTGAGAGTTTTATATTGTTCTCCAGCTGGAAGAATACAGCTAGTGGCATCAAAACCAGCCGCTTGCAAAGAAGCGATCGCCCTTTCCCCATACTGTTTGAAAATCGCTGGGTTAGAAACCAGCAAAACCTTTTTCCCCAGGTTGAGTTCGCTCATCAACTCACCTAGACGATCCAATCCTGGCGCTGCGATCGCGATCTTATAAGCCTGCTGGGGAATATTTACGTCAATTACATGCATATCAGTTATGAGGGAGCAGGGAAGCAGAGGGGCGGAGGGGCAACTACCAATTACCAATTACCAATTACCAACTACCAATCGTCTGTAGGCTGTATTCTATCTCAATAAATGTTTCAATAGTTTTAGTTATTTTTGGGAAAATTACAGAAATGTTGGGAGTTATTGCTTACATCGGCTTTTTAGGTGGATTCTTCGCTCTGGCTGTAGGTTTATTATTCGGTCTGCGAGCTGCCAAGATCATCTAAATCTAAATCCATGACCATAAAGCGATCGCCTCTTTACTCAAGATAGTAAAGAGGCGATCGCATAGTGGTGTATTGAAGTTATTAGCTTTCTGGTTTTTGCTGTGCTGGGGCAACTTGGGCATTAACGCTCACTTGCTGTACCCCTTTAATCTCCCTCGCCAATGGCTCAATGCGATCGAGTTGCTCTTGAGTCGGTACTGTACCTGAAACTTTCACGGCTCCGTCTTCAGCTTCAACCGCTAATTGACTTGCAGGTAAATTTGCCTCTAACTTGCTACGGACTTCGCTTTCCAAATCTGCGTCAGCTCGTTGAGCATCTCCCCCAGTAGCGTTGTTGCGCTGCTCTCTAGCTCTAATATCAGCGTCTAACTGCTTTCTGCGAATTTCATCAGTGGCATCCTCTTGATTCTGCTTAGCAGTTTCGGTGTCAGCTACCTCACCAGTTTGATTAGCTGAATTAGGAGCTTCGGTACTGGTTTTTTCTACACCCGCTTCACACCCAAATGCACCAAGGGCAATAAAGCCACCTAGTAATAATGGAAATAATCTTTTCATTTCTCAGTCTCTCAATGGAAAGTAGTTCAAACAATTTGATTGAGTAACTGTTGACAGTTAACGGTTAACATTCAGCCGTCAACTGTCAACCGCAACGCTTATAGAGTCGAGTCGCGTTTATCAACGATGATGACTTTAGGGTCGTTAGGATCGACTACACCTGAATCGTAATTGGTACGCCGAGTATCGGAGTCAATGACATCATCCCCACGAACGGTGTCGCGGGTGTCTGTGGCAGCATATTCGCTCCGGCGAGGAGTATCGGCATCGGGTGCATCGTAAATCCCCCATTCTTGAATCCCACGATGATGCAGAACTGACTCAGCTCGACGAATTTCGTCTTCCGTACCGTCTACGAAAATTAGGTAATCTCCTCGGGAGAGTCTATCGTTGTAAACTTTGGCGCGTTCTTCAGGAATGCCTAAACCAACCAACGCACCCGCAAGACCTCCTGCTGCTGCACCAATAGCACCACCTGAAAGTGCGGTAGCTATGGTTGTTGCTGTTGCACCCGCAAGCATAACTGGACCAATTCCAGGGATCGCTAAAGCGCCTAAACCAACTAAAAGACCGCCAATTCCCCCAATAGCGCCACCAGTTAATGCTCCGGCAGCTGCGCCTTCGTCAGCTTTATTGCCAACATTCTTCTTTACATCTGCACCAGCAATATTATCGATCCGGTCTGCGTTCTTGGATACTACGTTCACGTTATCCATCGGAAAACCAGATTCCCGTAATTGATTAAGTGCGGTTTCTGCATCGTGACGGCTGGTAAATGCACCTACAGCACGCTTTCTACGATATAGCGATCTATCTGCCGTAGGCGTGACAGTTCCGGGCGCGACCGTACCTGGTGCATAATCTGCGGTTGGAGTCATCCCTGGCATATATCCAGCACTGTAACCAACTGGCATTCCTGTAGCGGCAGGAGTATAGTCGGCAGTTGTGCCTGTAGAGCTGCTCCCCATAGACATAGCAGAGGGCGTTGTATCGACATCGCGAGCGTCGTACACGCCATATTCCTCAATCCCACGATGGTTGAGAATTGCTTCTGCTCTGGCAATTTCTTCATCGGAGCCTTTGACAATCACGAGATAATCGCCTCGATCGACGCGATCGCTATAAACTTGAGCGCGTTCTTCTGGAATTCCCAAACCGATTAAAGCACCAACAAGACCACCCGCAGCCGCACCGATCGCACCACCTGCTACTGTAGTCGTCAAAACTGTAGCTAACTCCCCAGCTACCATAATGGGACCGACTCCAGGAATTGCCAAAGCTCCTAGACCCACGAGTAAACCGGTTATACCTCCCAAAGTTCCACCCGTGAGCGCTCCGGCGGTTGCACCTTCATCGGCTTTGTTGCCAGCTTGGTTTTTATCTTGAACGTTTACGCCAGCAACATCGGCTTTGCGGTCTGCATCTTGGGCAATAATCGTAACTTTGTGCATGGGAAATCCCGCACTTTTTAGCTCCCCGATCGCAGTTTCCGCATCGTGGCGATTGGCAAACACACCGACAGCTCGCTTGTGTTGACCTACTGCCATTTTCTTACCCCCTATTTTTAGGTATCAACAATATTTCTGGCACAAACACAAATTTTTGTTATTTTTGGTATTCGTGCTATGTATTTATATTTTTCACTTTTATAGCTGTTTTTTCCTCAGTCCGAAGTTGGAATCATGGCTCTATCAATGGGGAGGTTATATTAGAGTCTACTTATATAACTAAAGATGGGGACGATCGCTGCTAAACTTACTTTTTAATAAAAACAACCTGGGCGATCTTAACAACTTTGTTTATTGCAGATTTTAGCTAAAAAGCTTCGACCAAAATTATTTGTCTTCAAAATTATCATTTTGACTTTTTTCTACCTGATTTATTTAACTTTTTTAAAAATGGATGTCGCAATCTTTTCGATTGCGTGTATTTTTAGAAATAGACTTATCTAAAAATCGTGTAATTTTTTTGTGGCTTAACTACAGGCAAATAATATTTTTTCTGGCGTAATGCTGGTTTTAAATGAACTCGATCTTCTGAACAATCCTTTGAGAGTCAAAAGTGAATTTCTACTGTTTGGAAAAACGCGATCGCGACCCGCGTGCGAAGCCTTGCGAGTTAAGTGTCAATCTGCTCCTGTCACTCATAGTTTTCAACTTCACTCCCTGAGCTGGAGCATTCGCATTTAATTTCAGATTTAGTCTTCGAGCGAATTCGTTGAGTATCGTATTTAAATATACCAAGTCTAACAATCTAGACAACTGCGCCTCAAGTAGTAGCTGTCTTTACTGCATCAATTTTCTTTTTAACTAGCATCTCTGCACTCAAACTGTGACAAGTGTTACTAGACTAGTGTTACTAGACTATAGATAAATAAAATAGCAGTAGTTGAAAATTAATTAGTTTGGCAATATAAAAAAAGAATTGTAAATTTTACTTTCACCAACGATCTCCAACTAACAGTTAATTACCGCTCGTTAATACCTAACCGTGGTTAAATGAATCCCTCTCTAGATAGGTATTTTTTAGAGAGAAAGTCCATTATCTTCAGAATGAATTTTCACTCGCTGGCAGGGTAGGATATAATTCCCTGTCATTTATTTACTATCCTGGCGCGATCGCTGCCTGCTCGAACAGACATGGTACACATGGAACGGCTACTACACTTATTTGCTGCTGCGCCAGCCGCTGAAAGCATTACTAAAGAACCGATAGTTCCATTTTTAATTCTGCTGTTAGTCATCTTATTCGTACCGCTGCTATTTGAGCGCTTCTTGAAAGTGCCAGGATTAGTCGGATTGCTAGCAGCAGGGGTAGTGCTGGGTCCCCAAGGGTTACGGGTACTAGAGCGGGGAGCGCCACCAATGGATTTGCTGCCAGAAATCGGGTTAGTTTATCTGATGTTTGTGGCAGGCTTAGAAATTGACATGGAGCAATTTCGGCAAACACGGAATCGCTCGTTAACTTTTGGTAGCTTTACTTTCTTAGTTCCCCTAATTATGGGCACAGTAGTAGGGCTAATTTTCTTTCCTGGTAAATGGAACACTTCTATCCTCATTGGTTCCCTGTTTGCTTCTCACACCTTGCTGGCATATCCGATCGTCAGCCGCTTGGGAGTCGTGAAAAATGAAGCTGTCACCGTTACGATTGGGGCGACTATCTTCACCGATATTGGTGCGTTGTTAGTACTAGCCATTTGTGTAGCTATTCATCAGGGCGATTTCTCTGCTACCCGATTAGCCACTTTAATTGGCTCTTTGGTCATCTATTCAGTCGTAGTTTTGTTTGGATTCGATCGCGCAGGTAAAGAATTTTTCAAGCGTTCGGGCGACGATCAGGGCAATCAGTTTTTATTTGTCTTATTAGCAGTGTTTCTTGCCGCAGTGGGCGCTCAATTAATTGGCGTAGAAAAGATTGTCGGCGCTTTCCTGGCTGGCTTGGCGGTGAACGATGCTGTTGGAGAAGGACCAGTCAAAGAAAAAGTGCTGTTTGTCGGCAGCGTCTTGTTTATTCCAATTTTCTTTGTCAGCCTTGGATTGCTGATTGATATTCCCGCTTTCATTGCCAGCATTAACTCCATCACGCTAACTTTAGCTATTGTCACTGGTCTGATCGTTAGTAAGTTTTTAGCAGCATATTTTGCCAAACTGATTTATCGCTACAAGTGGAATGAAATGCTGACCATGTGGTCTTTATCAGTGCCACAGGTAGGAGCAACTCTAGCAGCTACGCTAGTAGGTTACGAGGCAGGATTGTTGACTAAAGAGGTGTTAAACAGCGTCATCGTATTGTTACTCGTAACCGCAACTCTCGGACCACTAGTCACGAGTCGGGTAGCCCCTACCTTGATCGATGCTTCCCAAGAATTAGAACCAGAGCCAGTATCGCCTTATTGGAGTACAGGAGAAACGGCAACACACCCATTTGGTGTCTTGGTTCCCGTTTATAACCCGAAGACAGAGCAATACTTAATTGAAATGGCAGCTTTACTCGCTCGCCAAGCTCAGGGTAGAATCCTTCCTCTAGCAATCGCCAAAGCTACCGCTCATATGGATGCACCCCAATTAGAAGCAGCCTTTAAACGCGGCGATACCCTACTAGAAAATGCCACCAACTTAAGCCGCGAACTAGGAGTAGAAGCAGAACCTTTATTAAGGATTGACGATGCGATCGCTCAAGGAATTAGTCGCGCTGCCAAAGAGCAACACGCTAGTTTAATTGTCATGGGCTGGGGACAACGCACTGGTTTACGCGCCCGCTTATTTGGTAATGTCATCGATAGCGTTTTATGGGCAGCTCACTGTCCGGTAGCTGTCAGCCGCTTACTCAAATCGCCCAAAGAATTTAGACAAATCTTAGTCCCAGTAGAGAATATTACACCGCAAGCGGTTAGCGTCCTGAGATTTGTCAGTTTGTTAGCCGCAGCAAATGGAGCGCATATTGTTTTGTTACACATCTGCGATCGCAATACAACTCCAGGCAGAGTCGCTTGGATCCGATCGCAACTCTCTCTGTTGGTTGATAAGCTGGCTTTACCAGACCACCCAGAAATTCGCATTAAACCTCACCCTAACGTCACTCAAGCAATTCTAGAAGTAGCCAAAGACTGCGATCTCGTCGTCATACGTTCCACTAGGCGACGAACGAGTGCTGGCGGTTTAACAATCGCCGACACGACAACCCAGTTGATCGGAGCGATCGCTTGTTCGTTGATCATGCTAGGCGAACCACAACCAGCCAGCTTTTCAGCGAGTAGCGAGCAGCAAGCAGTGAGGGGCTAGTGGCTGGTGGCTGGTGGATAGTCGATAGTTGGATTGACACATGACATTAGCCGAACTCGATCCTCTGCCCAAAGGCATTTGAGCAGCAGAATCTTGAACTAACCTTGTGTATCATTACAGCTAGTGGCTAGTAGTAGAATTCTTCATCTAGTCACTAGTCACCAGCCACTAGTCACTCTCTTGCTGATACCTGACAACTGGTAGCGTATAGCACATAAATACCACAAATTTTATAAAGATTATTTTTAGATTTCGTGAATTTTGTCCTACTATCATGGTTTTTGTAACTAGCGATCGTTAGTTTTTGTTTAACTTAGGGAATAATCAACTAAGCATGTGTGTTGGTATGCTCGACTTTTCCGTTCGGCACTGCCAATCGAACTTCTGTATGCACGATTGCATCACAGATCGTTTGTCACAGAAGCACAGTTCTGATAAAAATACTTAACGAGTCTAGTTAAGACTGCTGTAACTAACAAGAAAATCTATGAGAATTTTGGTCACTGGCGGCGCTGGATTTATAGGTTCTCACCTGATCGACCGATTAATGGCACAGGGACATGAAGTTATCTGCCTAGACAACTTCTACACCGGACACAAGCGTAACATCTTGAAATGGATGGATCATCCCTATTTTGAATTAATCCGTCACGACATCACCGAACCAATTCGCCTAGAAGTTGACCAAGTTTATCACCTGGCTTGTCCTGCGTCTCCCGTTCACTACCAATTCAACCCAGTTAAAACCGTCAAAACTAATGTGATGGGAACGTTGAATATGCTAGGACTGGCAAAGCGGGTCAAAGCAAGATTTCTGCTAGCTTCTACATCAGAAGTCTATGGCGATCCAGAAATCCACCCGCAAACCGAAGAGTATCGCGGGAACGTCAATCCAATTGGCATTCGCTCTTGTTATGACGAAGGCAAGCGCATTGCTGAAACTCTCGCCTTTGATTACCATCGACAAAACGATGTCGATATTCGCGTGGCACGGATCTTTAACACCTACGGTCCCCGCATGTTAGAAAACGATGGACGAGTTGTGAGTAACCTAGTCGTACAAGCCTTGAAGAATATGCCGATGACGGTGTATGGTGATGGTTCTCAAACTCGCAGTTTTTGCTACGTGTCTGACTTGGTAGAAGGATTAATGCGATTGATGAATGGAGAGCAAATTGGTCCTGTCAATCTAGGCAATCCAGACGAGTATACCATTCTAGAACTAGCTGAAGCAGTTCGCCATCTGGTAAACCCTCAAGCAGAAATTAAATTTGCGCCCCTTCCACAAGACGATCCGCGCCGTCGCCGCCCAGATATTACCCGTGCTAAAACCTGGCTGGGCTGGGAACCAACTTTGCCTCTATCAGAAGGATTAAAACTGACAGTAGAAGATTTTCGGCAGCGCTTGCAGCAACCCCAGCCAACAACTTACAGCGAGGCGGGAATTGCTAGTAATTCCTAGTAACTATTTGTCTAGCTAGGAGAAGGGGCGATCGCTCATATCTGCATCGTTCGCACTCCATACCCAAGCTCACATCTTAAACTTCTATCACCCATACACCGTTGAGGACAAAAGTATATGCGTGTTTGCGTCATTGGTACAGGCTATGTCGGTTTAGTTACGGGTGCTTGCTTAGCTCACATCGGACACCATGTCATCTGCGTGGACAACAATGAAGAGAAAGTCAAGCTCATGAAAGCCGGACAGTCTCCGATTTTTGAACCAGGGCTGTCCGAGATCATGACAGGAGCAATGCAGGCAGGGACGTTAGAGTTTACCACAGACATCGGTGGCGGAGTGGCACATGGGGAGATCTTATTTATTGCCGTAGGCACTCCACCGCTACCAACTGGAGAAAGCGATACTCGCTATGTTGAGGCTGTAGCCCGCAGCATTGGCGCTCATTTGGATGGTGGTTATAAAGTAATTGTCAACAAGTCTACAGTGCCAATCGGCTCTGGTGACTGGGTACGAATGATCGTTCTCGATGGCATTGTCGAACGCCAGAAGGTGTTAGTTGGCGCTGGTGGTGGCGAAGTCACGACTTTGGAAAGCGTCCCTGCATTTGATGTCGTAAGCAATCCTGAGTTTTTGCGTGAAGGTTGCGCCGTATACGATACTTTTAACCCCGATCGCATTGTTTTGGGTGGTAGCAGCTCCAAAGCGATCGCCATGATGCAAGAGCTGTACGCTCCAATTATCGAGCGCCAGTACGCCGAAGACAAGTCTTTACCCCCCGTACCAGTTCTCGCCACCGATATTAGTTCGGCAGAGATGATTAAGTATGCAGCAAACGCATTTTTAGCCACTAAAATTAGCTTTATTAACGAAGTTGCCAATATTTGCGATCGCGTCGGTGCAGATGTGACCCAAGTTGCTAAAGGTATCGGTTTAGATTCCCGCATTGGTAATAAGTTCTTGCAAGCAGGCATTGGTTGGGGTGGTTCCTGCTTTCCCAAAGATGTTTCAGCGCTGATTCATACTGCTGATGACTACGGCTACGATACTCATCTGCTCAAAGCTGCTGTGAGCGTTAACCAGCGCCAGCGTTTAATTGCAGTAGAAAAACTCCAGCAGGTACTCAAGATCCTCAAAGGGAAAACAGTCGGACTATTGGGACTGACATTTAAACCCGATACTGATGATATGCGCGATGCTCCTGCTCTCAATTTAATCGAGCATCTCAACCGCTTAGGAGCAAAGGTAAAAGCCTACGATCCCATTGTTGCCCAATCTGGAATGCGTCACGGGCTAACGGGTGTTTTGGTTGAAACAGATCCCGAACGCCTTGCCGATGGCTGCGATGCTCTAGTCCTCGTCACTGATTGGCAGCAATTCCGCAATCTCGACTACAACAAGATGGCATCGTTGATGACTAACCCCGTCATGATTGACGGTCGTAACTACCTCGATCGCGAAGCTCTACAACAAGCTGGATTCTACTACGTTGGCGTAGGACGCTAAAACAATAGAGCGTGTAGAGCTAGTCTACACGCTCTATTGTTTTCCTGGTACGCGCTCGATCTGAGCGTAGCCGCTAAAAACTAACAACTTGCCTTTAGTTTCTAGGCGGTTTAGCCGCATGGTAACGCCATCTAAGTCGAAGCGATCGAGATCGACCATATTATTCAGAATTTCTGCCAAAGCTCGTGCTAAAGCCAGAGAAGTCTCTCGTTGAGATTCTGGTAGCGTTTCTACTTCAAATTTAGGGTTTTGAAATTGTACTCGTCGCCGCCGTTCAATACCTAAAGTTGCTGTGAGGCTAACTGGTACTAATTCCTCTTGAGATAAGTCTGCCTTAGCCCAGATCTTAATTTCATTCTCCGGCAATAACTCTACCCGAACTTCCTGAAACGAGACTGGCTTGCCACCAGATAATTCAGTCAAACTAGGTAAAGTCAAATTGAGCAGGCGTTTTTTCACCAGTTCTGCTTCAAACGCCCTGTTAATTCCTTCTTCTGATAGCGTCACTTGAGCTACAGCTTGAGTCGGTTGTTTGAGGGCAAGTTTACCACCTAGAACAGAGCTGAAATCTATCGCTACAGCATCCGTCTCAAACGACATCTCCTCTGCCCAAAATTCACGCCGGATCAGCAAACCGCGACCGCTCATCTTGAAGCTATCAATGCTACCTTGCAAGAGTTTACTCGAAGGATAACAACGAACGGCAACTTCTACCGACTCACTTTGTGTAAATAAGTGACGAATTGTCTTGCTGGCAACAGTGTTGAGCATTTGCTCGCCCCAATCAGTGCCAGTAGGATTAGTAAAACCAGTTAATCCGCCAAACATAAGTTTACGCGATTGTAGAAGTTATCCATACTCTCCTTTTGTAACAAAATGTGAACGAGCTAGCAAGGTTTGCACCATAGGTAATACTAATCATTTGAGGAAAGTAAACTAATCATTCCCGCAGCCAGTATAAGTTACAGCGATTTTATGCTACTCTAAAATAGAGAGTAGATTCGGTAGTTGTGTTTGTGTTTGCTAATTCAGATGCTCCTCCGAACCGTCATCTCGACAACGATTCGGACTCAGGAGAGAGTAGGAATGTCCATATATGTAGGTAACTTGTCATATGACGTTACCCAAGAAGATTTGACTAAGGTATTTGCCGATTACGGCACTGTGACACGAGTACAGCTACCTATAGACCGAGAAAGCGGTCGTCCGCGTGGCTTTGGTTTCGTTGAAATGGAAACAGAAGACGCAGAAGAAGCTGCTATTT
This window of the Chroococcidiopsis thermalis PCC 7203 genome carries:
- the petL gene encoding cytochrome b6-f complex subunit PetL, with amino-acid sequence MLGVIAYIGFLGGFFALAVGLLFGLRAAKII
- a CDS encoding BON domain-containing protein produces the protein MKRLFPLLLGGFIALGAFGCEAGVEKTSTEAPNSANQTGEVADTETAKQNQEDATDEIRRKQLDADIRAREQRNNATGGDAQRADADLESEVRSKLEANLPASQLAVEAEDGAVKVSGTVPTQEQLDRIEPLAREIKGVQQVSVNAQVAPAQQKPES
- a CDS encoding general stress protein yields the protein MAVGQHKRAVGVFANRHDAETAIGELKSAGFPMHKVTIIAQDADRKADVAGVNVQDKNQAGNKADEGATAGALTGGTLGGITGLLVGLGALAIPGVGPIMVAGELATVLTTTVAGGAIGAAAGGLVGALIGLGIPEERAQVYSDRVDRGDYLVIVKGSDEEIARAEAILNHRGIEEYGVYDARDVDTTPSAMSMGSSSTGTTADYTPAATGMPVGYSAGYMPGMTPTADYAPGTVAPGTVTPTADRSLYRRKRAVGAFTSRHDAETALNQLRESGFPMDNVNVVSKNADRIDNIAGADVKKNVGNKADEGAAAGALTGGAIGGIGGLLVGLGALAIPGIGPVMLAGATATTIATALSGGAIGAAAGGLAGALVGLGIPEERAKVYNDRLSRGDYLIFVDGTEDEIRRAESVLHHRGIQEWGIYDAPDADTPRRSEYAATDTRDTVRGDDVIDSDTRRTNYDSGVVDPNDPKVIIVDKRDSTL
- a CDS encoding cation:proton antiporter; translated protein: MERLLHLFAAAPAAESITKEPIVPFLILLLVILFVPLLFERFLKVPGLVGLLAAGVVLGPQGLRVLERGAPPMDLLPEIGLVYLMFVAGLEIDMEQFRQTRNRSLTFGSFTFLVPLIMGTVVGLIFFPGKWNTSILIGSLFASHTLLAYPIVSRLGVVKNEAVTVTIGATIFTDIGALLVLAICVAIHQGDFSATRLATLIGSLVIYSVVVLFGFDRAGKEFFKRSGDDQGNQFLFVLLAVFLAAVGAQLIGVEKIVGAFLAGLAVNDAVGEGPVKEKVLFVGSVLFIPIFFVSLGLLIDIPAFIASINSITLTLAIVTGLIVSKFLAAYFAKLIYRYKWNEMLTMWSLSVPQVGATLAATLVGYEAGLLTKEVLNSVIVLLLVTATLGPLVTSRVAPTLIDASQELEPEPVSPYWSTGETATHPFGVLVPVYNPKTEQYLIEMAALLARQAQGRILPLAIAKATAHMDAPQLEAAFKRGDTLLENATNLSRELGVEAEPLLRIDDAIAQGISRAAKEQHASLIVMGWGQRTGLRARLFGNVIDSVLWAAHCPVAVSRLLKSPKEFRQILVPVENITPQAVSVLRFVSLLAAANGAHIVLLHICDRNTTPGRVAWIRSQLSLLVDKLALPDHPEIRIKPHPNVTQAILEVAKDCDLVVIRSTRRRTSAGGLTIADTTTQLIGAIACSLIMLGEPQPASFSASSEQQAVRG
- a CDS encoding UDP-glucuronic acid decarboxylase family protein: MRILVTGGAGFIGSHLIDRLMAQGHEVICLDNFYTGHKRNILKWMDHPYFELIRHDITEPIRLEVDQVYHLACPASPVHYQFNPVKTVKTNVMGTLNMLGLAKRVKARFLLASTSEVYGDPEIHPQTEEYRGNVNPIGIRSCYDEGKRIAETLAFDYHRQNDVDIRVARIFNTYGPRMLENDGRVVSNLVVQALKNMPMTVYGDGSQTRSFCYVSDLVEGLMRLMNGEQIGPVNLGNPDEYTILELAEAVRHLVNPQAEIKFAPLPQDDPRRRRPDITRAKTWLGWEPTLPLSEGLKLTVEDFRQRLQQPQPTTYSEAGIASNS
- a CDS encoding UDP-glucose dehydrogenase family protein; the protein is MRVCVIGTGYVGLVTGACLAHIGHHVICVDNNEEKVKLMKAGQSPIFEPGLSEIMTGAMQAGTLEFTTDIGGGVAHGEILFIAVGTPPLPTGESDTRYVEAVARSIGAHLDGGYKVIVNKSTVPIGSGDWVRMIVLDGIVERQKVLVGAGGGEVTTLESVPAFDVVSNPEFLREGCAVYDTFNPDRIVLGGSSSKAIAMMQELYAPIIERQYAEDKSLPPVPVLATDISSAEMIKYAANAFLATKISFINEVANICDRVGADVTQVAKGIGLDSRIGNKFLQAGIGWGGSCFPKDVSALIHTADDYGYDTHLLKAAVSVNQRQRLIAVEKLQQVLKILKGKTVGLLGLTFKPDTDDMRDAPALNLIEHLNRLGAKVKAYDPIVAQSGMRHGLTGVLVETDPERLADGCDALVLVTDWQQFRNLDYNKMASLMTNPVMIDGRNYLDREALQQAGFYYVGVGR
- a CDS encoding LmeA family phospholipid-binding protein: MFGGLTGFTNPTGTDWGEQMLNTVASKTIRHLFTQSESVEVAVRCYPSSKLLQGSIDSFKMSGRGLLIRREFWAEEMSFETDAVAIDFSSVLGGKLALKQPTQAVAQVTLSEEGINRAFEAELVKKRLLNLTLPSLTELSGGKPVSFQEVRVELLPENEIKIWAKADLSQEELVPVSLTATLGIERRRRVQFQNPKFEVETLPESQRETSLALARALAEILNNMVDLDRFDLDGVTMRLNRLETKGKLLVFSGYAQIERVPGKQ
- a CDS encoding RNA recognition motif domain-containing protein produces the protein MSIYVGNLSYDVTQEDLTKVFADYGTVTRVQLPIDRESGRPRGFGFVEMETEDAEEAAISELDGARWMGRVLKVNKAKPREEGGSRTSNSRGSYNRRESSRSY